One genomic segment of Acanthochromis polyacanthus isolate Apoly-LR-REF ecotype Palm Island chromosome 9, KAUST_Apoly_ChrSc, whole genome shotgun sequence includes these proteins:
- the LOC110965058 gene encoding zinc finger protein ZFP2-like produces MSSVLYLRELISERLTAAAEEIFTEFEKIVVQYEEEIDRQRRLLDVSWKPDIKIRTVDLPHQHVSTEERVLPDQQRCSQDRNSDLDREDLEPPVIKEEQEDLCASQEGEPIILKEESDVFMVTPTYVDSDHSEPEPNSVQLLSHYSPLAESPDQEGSKHADSGSSGNAELKLKSVQCDVCGKCFKYKYQMERHHNIHTGEKPYACNYCGKRFYQIHFMKYHERIHTGEGSYSCKICGKSFSFSSQLKLHMRIHTGEKPYCCSTCGKSFSFSSQLKAHMRIHTGERPYSCERCGKRFRFSDKLLVHMRIHTGERPFPCDTCGERFIDSSALRNHLRTHKGGKLSSQNVSGSQA; encoded by the exons ATGTCTTCGGTTCTGTATCTGAGGGAGTTGATCAGCGAGAGACTGACTGCAGCCGCGGAGGAAATCTTCACCGAGTTTGAGAAGATAGTCGTTCAGTACGAAGAAGAGATCGaccgtcagcgcagactgctggatgtcagCTGGAAGCCGGACATCAAGATCCGCACAGTAG ATCTCCCACATCAGCATGTCTCCACTGAAGAAAGGGTTCTCCCTGACCAGCAACGCTGCAGCCAGGACAGGAACTCCGATCTGGACCGGGAGGACCTCGAGCCTCCAGTGATTAAAGAGGAACAGGAAGATCTCTGTGCCAGTCAGGAGGGAGAGCCGATTATACTGAAGGAGGAGAGTGACGTCTTCATGGTGACTCCTACTTATGTGGAcagtgaccacagtgaaccagAACCAAACAGTGTCCAACTCCTCTCTCACTACTCTCCTTTagctgagagcccagatcaggaaggaagcAAGCATGCGGACTCAGGATCAAGTGGAAATGCAGAGCTGAAGCTGAAGTCTGTGCAATGTGATGTTTGTGGAAAATGCTTTAAGTATAAATACCAAATGGAGAGACATCACAAtattcacacaggtgagaagccgtatgcTTGCAATTATTGTGGGAAAAGATTCTATCAGATTCATTTTATGAAATATCATGAAAGAATACACACAGGTGAAGGGTCATATTCTTGCAAAAtatgtgggaaaagtttcagtTTTAGCTCTCAGCTGAAACTTCACATGCGAATCCatacaggtgagaagccgtactGTTGTTCAACATGTGGGAAGAGTTTCAGCTTTAGCTCTCAGCTGAAagcccacatgagaatccacacaggcGAGAGGCCGTACTCTTGTGAAAGATGTGGGAAAAGGTTCAGATTTAGTGATAAATTGTTGGtccacatgagaatccacacgGGTGAGAGGCCTTTTCCCTGCGACACCTGTGGAGAAAGATTTATAGACTCATCAGCATTAAGAAATCACCTAAGAACACACAAAGGTGGTAAGTTGTCGTCCCAAAACGTCAGTGGGAGTcaagcttga